A genomic region of Mesorhizobium sp. NZP2077 contains the following coding sequences:
- the plsY gene encoding glycerol-3-phosphate 1-O-acyltransferase PlsY encodes MTYGVILALVFGYLLGSIPFGLLLTRAAGLGDVRKIGSGNIGATNVLRTGNKGLAAATLLLDALKGTAAVLIAGHFAPETAVWAGLGAFLGHLFPVWLGFKGGKGVATYLGVLIGLAWQVALIFATVWLVMAFLLRFSSLAALTAAVVVPIALYFMSTPQIAALFVVMSIIVFIKHRANISRLLAGTEGKIGAKG; translated from the coding sequence ATGACTTATGGCGTTATCCTGGCGCTGGTATTCGGCTACCTCTTAGGCTCGATTCCCTTCGGGCTGCTGCTCACCCGGGCAGCCGGCCTTGGCGATGTGCGCAAGATCGGCTCGGGCAATATCGGCGCCACCAACGTGCTGCGCACCGGCAATAAGGGCCTTGCTGCGGCGACGCTGCTGCTCGACGCGCTGAAGGGCACCGCCGCCGTCCTGATTGCTGGCCATTTCGCACCGGAAACGGCGGTCTGGGCCGGCCTCGGCGCCTTTCTTGGTCATCTCTTTCCTGTCTGGCTTGGCTTCAAGGGCGGCAAGGGTGTCGCTACCTATCTCGGCGTGCTGATCGGCCTTGCCTGGCAGGTGGCGCTGATCTTCGCCACTGTCTGGCTGGTGATGGCGTTCCTCTTGCGCTTCTCCTCGCTGGCAGCGCTGACAGCGGCCGTCGTCGTGCCGATAGCCCTCTATTTCATGAGCACACCGCAGATTGCCGCCCTGTTCGTGGTGATGAGCATTATCGTCTTCATCAAACACAGGGCGAACATTTCGCGGCTGCTTGCCGGCACCGAGGGCAAGATCGGAGCCAAGGGATGA
- the otsB gene encoding trehalose-phosphatase → MSILPNLPEPVVPLGPWSLFLDIDGTLLEHAAHPDAVVVSEELRTLLERLEAQLDGALAFITGRSIAAVDHLFQPLRLRAAGLYGLEHRLARDGPVEAAVEPADIVALANEIATELDNADVYIERKGPILAIHTRAAPHLLQRATELVEQALDKLPAGYRVLAGNAGVELMPLEAAKGAAIRRFMQIPAFRGRRPVFLGDDTSDENGFEVVNELDGISVRIKPHGSTAAPFALAGVDAAFAWLDGMSRRETAATPAAMAK, encoded by the coding sequence ATGTCGATATTGCCAAATCTGCCGGAACCCGTCGTCCCGCTAGGGCCATGGAGCCTGTTCCTCGATATCGATGGGACGCTTCTCGAACATGCCGCGCATCCCGATGCAGTGGTTGTCAGTGAGGAGTTGCGCACGCTGTTGGAACGTCTCGAAGCGCAATTGGATGGAGCATTGGCGTTCATCACGGGACGGTCGATCGCTGCCGTCGACCATCTCTTCCAGCCCCTCAGATTGCGCGCCGCCGGGCTCTATGGCCTCGAGCACAGGCTGGCACGCGACGGTCCGGTCGAAGCCGCCGTCGAACCGGCCGACATTGTAGCGCTTGCCAACGAAATCGCGACGGAACTGGACAATGCGGACGTCTACATCGAACGCAAGGGACCAATCCTGGCCATTCATACACGCGCGGCACCGCACTTGCTGCAGCGCGCGACGGAACTGGTCGAACAGGCCTTGGACAAATTGCCCGCGGGGTATCGGGTCTTGGCCGGAAATGCCGGTGTGGAATTGATGCCGCTGGAAGCAGCGAAGGGAGCCGCCATCCGACGCTTCATGCAAATTCCGGCTTTCAGGGGACGGCGACCGGTGTTCCTCGGTGACGACACGTCAGACGAGAACGGGTTCGAGGTCGTCAACGAATTGGACGGCATCTCGGTTCGCATAAAGCCGCATGGATCGACAGCGGCACCTTTTGCGCTGGCCGGCGTGGATGCGGCCTTTGCCTGGCTGGACGGGATGAGCAGACGCGAGACTGCGGCCACGCCAGCCGCAATGGCCAAATGA
- the dprA gene encoding DNA-processing protein DprA yields MPAPRARSEPRDERASPGPRLSDRQRLSWLRLIRTQNVGPASFRDLINRFGSAEVALEILPELMISGGASRIARIPSIAEAEAELEAARKAGARFVGIGEPDYPPLLRSMDNPPPLLAVKGNAAVFRLPGVAIVGARNASLAGIKMARMLATDLGGDGYGIVSGLARGIDTAAHQGSLATGTIGVLAGGLDLPYPPETAGLCAEIAERGAIISEMPFGWQPRAQDFPRRNRLVAGAALGLVVVEAAQRSGSLISARLAGEMGRLVFAVPGSPLDPRAAGTNGLLKDGATLVTEASDISRAIAPLTGMRAPDMPPFEDAPDFAATPPPGEGDRAKVIEALGPTPVSVDEIIRHTGLHPAQVFMILLELDLAGRLERHAGGNVSLVFGNG; encoded by the coding sequence TTGCCGGCACCGAGGGCAAGATCGGAGCCAAGGGATGAGCGAGCCAGCCCCGGGCCGCGCCTCAGCGACCGGCAGCGGCTGAGCTGGTTGCGGCTGATCCGCACCCAGAATGTCGGCCCAGCCTCCTTTCGTGATCTGATCAATCGCTTCGGATCCGCTGAGGTCGCGCTCGAAATCCTGCCGGAACTGATGATATCGGGCGGCGCCAGCCGGATCGCCCGCATTCCGTCGATCGCTGAAGCCGAGGCCGAACTCGAGGCAGCCCGCAAGGCTGGCGCGCGTTTTGTCGGCATCGGCGAGCCAGACTACCCGCCGCTTTTGCGCAGCATGGATAATCCGCCACCGCTGCTGGCGGTGAAGGGCAATGCCGCTGTGTTCCGGCTGCCGGGCGTTGCCATCGTCGGCGCCCGCAACGCATCGCTGGCCGGCATCAAGATGGCGCGCATGTTGGCGACCGATCTGGGCGGCGACGGCTATGGCATCGTCTCCGGCCTGGCGCGCGGCATCGACACGGCGGCGCACCAAGGCAGCCTGGCAACCGGCACGATCGGCGTGCTGGCCGGAGGCCTCGACCTGCCCTACCCGCCCGAAACAGCCGGCCTGTGCGCGGAAATCGCCGAGCGCGGCGCCATCATTTCGGAAATGCCGTTCGGCTGGCAGCCGCGCGCCCAGGATTTTCCACGCCGCAACCGTCTGGTCGCGGGTGCGGCGCTCGGGCTAGTGGTGGTCGAGGCCGCGCAGCGCTCGGGCTCACTGATCAGCGCCAGGCTTGCGGGCGAAATGGGCCGGCTGGTCTTTGCCGTGCCGGGGTCGCCACTTGATCCACGCGCGGCCGGGACCAACGGCCTGCTCAAGGACGGCGCCACGCTGGTTACCGAGGCATCGGATATTTCCAGGGCGATCGCGCCGCTGACCGGCATGCGGGCGCCTGATATGCCGCCGTTTGAGGACGCGCCCGACTTTGCGGCCACGCCGCCGCCCGGCGAGGGCGACCGCGCCAAGGTCATCGAGGCGCTCGGCCCAACGCCGGTGTCGGTCGACGAAATCATCCGCCACACCGGCCTGCACCCGGCCCAGGTCTTCATGATCCTTTTGGAACTCGACCTCGCCGGCCGGCTCGAACGCCATGCCGGCGGCAATGTCTCGCTGGTTTTCGGGAACGGGTGA
- a CDS encoding trehalose-6-phosphate synthase, which yields MPDNSSYLVVPLFALWLFTLAAVGVLAIVLVTMMLGARKGSRLATVEVEPARGPLPEFDKDGKSAVASLVQWSPETLRHILATELPDAQVIVVSNREPYIHNREGDDIQLVVPASGLVSALEPITRACAGTWIAYGGGSADALVVDKNDRIEVPPDNPSYTLRRVWLSEEEQQGYYLGFANEGLWPLCHIAFTRPIFRASDWEAYEAVNRKFADTVVAEARNERPIVLVQDYHFALLPRMIRERLPEAIIITFWHIPWPNSEVFSICPWREKILDGLLGSSIVGFHTQFHCNNFIDSVDRFLESRIEREDSAISYGGEISLVHAYPISIEWSPPHLDKLPDVAQCRRQVREKFGLAEHVKLCVGVERLDYTKGILDRFNALDELLTLHPEWIGKVAFLQIAAPSRGTLPAYQQLYEECLRHAEDLNQRYGREGYTPVLMVTEHHSQLEVYEIYRAADVCMVTSLHDGMNLVAKEFVAAREDEQGVLLLSMFAGASKELLEALIVNPYDAAMMGDALLQALTMSEEEQRQRMRRMREIVRENNVYRWAGSMLLDAARLRKRDAVDRAVGAAPAAPANVISLLDRRRVAAL from the coding sequence ATGCCCGACAACAGTTCGTACCTCGTGGTTCCTCTATTCGCATTGTGGCTCTTCACCCTTGCGGCTGTCGGCGTCCTGGCCATTGTGCTCGTGACGATGATGTTGGGGGCGCGCAAGGGCAGCAGGTTGGCCACTGTGGAGGTTGAACCGGCTCGTGGCCCATTGCCGGAATTCGACAAGGACGGGAAGTCAGCTGTCGCCTCGCTGGTGCAATGGTCGCCCGAAACGCTGCGTCATATCCTGGCAACGGAACTTCCCGACGCCCAGGTAATCGTCGTCTCCAATCGTGAGCCGTATATCCATAACCGCGAGGGCGACGACATCCAGCTGGTTGTACCCGCCAGCGGGCTTGTCTCGGCGCTGGAGCCGATCACGCGAGCTTGTGCAGGCACGTGGATCGCCTATGGCGGCGGTTCGGCCGACGCGCTTGTGGTCGACAAGAACGACCGCATCGAGGTGCCGCCGGACAATCCTTCCTATACGCTGCGCCGCGTCTGGTTGAGTGAGGAAGAGCAGCAAGGCTATTATCTCGGCTTTGCCAATGAAGGCCTCTGGCCGCTATGCCATATCGCCTTCACCCGGCCGATATTCCGCGCCTCGGATTGGGAAGCCTATGAGGCGGTCAACCGCAAATTCGCCGACACCGTTGTCGCGGAAGCCCGCAACGAGCGGCCGATCGTGCTGGTCCAGGATTACCATTTCGCGTTGCTGCCGCGCATGATCCGGGAGCGCCTGCCGGAGGCGATCATCATCACCTTCTGGCACATCCCATGGCCGAATTCGGAAGTGTTCAGCATCTGCCCGTGGCGCGAGAAGATTCTCGACGGCCTGCTCGGCAGTTCCATTGTCGGCTTTCACACCCAATTCCATTGCAACAACTTCATCGACAGCGTCGACCGTTTCCTGGAAAGCAGGATCGAGCGCGAGGATTCGGCCATTTCCTATGGTGGCGAGATCAGCCTGGTTCACGCCTATCCAATTTCAATCGAGTGGTCGCCACCGCATCTGGACAAACTGCCAGACGTCGCGCAATGCCGTCGGCAGGTGCGCGAGAAATTCGGCCTGGCCGAACATGTCAAGCTGTGCGTCGGCGTTGAACGTCTGGACTACACCAAGGGCATCCTCGATCGCTTCAACGCGCTCGACGAACTGCTGACGCTTCACCCGGAATGGATCGGCAAGGTGGCGTTCCTGCAGATCGCGGCGCCCAGCCGCGGTACTCTGCCTGCCTATCAACAATTGTACGAGGAGTGCCTGCGCCATGCCGAGGATCTCAACCAGCGCTATGGCCGCGAAGGCTATACGCCAGTGCTGATGGTGACGGAACATCACTCGCAGCTTGAGGTCTACGAAATCTACCGCGCCGCCGACGTCTGCATGGTCACCAGCCTGCATGACGGCATGAACCTGGTCGCCAAGGAGTTCGTCGCGGCGCGCGAGGATGAACAGGGTGTGCTGCTGCTCAGCATGTTCGCCGGCGCCTCCAAGGAGCTGCTGGAAGCCCTGATCGTCAATCCCTATGACGCGGCGATGATGGGCGACGCCTTGCTGCAGGCCTTGACCATGTCCGAGGAGGAGCAACGCCAGCGCATGCGACGCATGCGCGAGATCGTGCGCGAAAACAATGTCTATCGGTGGGCGGGCAGCATGCTTCTCGATGCTGCGCGCCTGCGCAAGCGTGATGCAGTCGATCGTGCCGTGGGTGCTGCTCCAGCAGCCCCAGCCAATGTGATATCGCTGCTTGATCGCAGACGGGTGGCGGCACTGTGA